The sequence CATTGTCCAATATTCCCCACTGCTGCCTCCCGTAGGAGTCTGGGCCGTGTCTCAGTCCCAGTGTGGCTGATCATCCTCTCAGACCAGCTACCGATCGTCGGCTTGGTGGGCCATTACCCCACCAACTACCTAATCGGACGCGGGCCCCTCTCTCGGCGTAAACTTTCCCCCGAAGGGCGTATCCGGTGTTAGCGTCCGTTTCCAGACGTTATCCCGAACCGAAAGGCAGGTTCCCACGTGTTACTCACCCGTGCGCCACTAAGGCCGAAGCCTTCGTTCGACTTGCATGTGTTAGGCATGCCGCCAGCGTTCGTTCTGAGCCAGGATCAAACTCTCAGGTTCAAGCCGAGCCCCGATCCCTAAGAACCGGACGCTCTCTTGAAAGGGTCGCCAAACGACCTCACCCAAGCTTTCGAAACTGTTGTCTCTTACTGCTTGACCGAGATGCTCAAGCGACCCGCGATGCCAGTCCCTTCCGGAACCGGTCCGCGGCCAACGGCCAAAACCGCCGCCTGCGCATCCCTTCTCACAACACGGTATCAACGATATCCAAGATCCCGCGGCCCTCAGAAGAACCGCTGCCCGTTCCGCGCTGCGTCACCGGAGTTCGGTGCGGCGCGTCGGGGCGCTGTATTTAGAAGATCCGAAGCGGTCTGTCAAGCCTTTGTTTTCACGCCGACCAACTTTACTTCGTCTCGTCTTCGGCGCTTCCGCCGTTCCCTTGCCGCCGTCGCGCTTCTCAGCGGCCCCGGCGTCGTGGGAGCCGGGTTATAGGCGCCTCGGCCAAACCCGGCAAGAGCTTTTTTCACCCCAACGCATTTTTTCTGAAACGCGGCCTTCGGATCAGGCGCGGAGCGTAACGGCCCGCCGGCGATCGGACGGCTGGGGGGCGAAACCGTCGCCCAGGAAGCGTTCGAGTTCGATCTCCTGGGCGCTCTTCGGCACCTGATCGATCGGACGAACATCGCAGCGCCCGTTCGCAGCGACCACGCGAAGAAGCATGGCGGCGGCGTATCGCGGATTCTGACGGTTGCTCATCCCACTCGCTTCCCTATCTCGTCGGGGCGCGCCCCCAAAGGGCCGACACCACGACCCTGATTTTAATTGATTGTGATGTTTTTGCCATAGCTTTTCGCGGCCTCCCCGAAAGAAAGTCGTGAAGACGCTAAGCAACGGGAATTGTTGGAAAACTACGCCCTGAGGGGAACGTGAAGGGTGTGAGAAAAAGAAGACAGGACGTTTCGAGGCCGCTTTCTTCAGCATTTTATTCGAATGCGAATGGCGGCCCGGGTCCCCATCCCTTCGGGATGCCGGCATCAGGCCTGGCATGACACGGCCTGGACACGCGACAAGTGCGCAGGCCGGTCGAAACAGCAACCATGCGAACGCCGGATGGGGCAATCGGCCGCGACTCCTTCGTTCGTTGCGGTGAAAAGGGGAAGCGCCACACCACGGCGCTTCCCCTCCACCACCAAACGGCCAGGCTCGACGGGCCGGGCCCGATCAAACCGGCCGACCGATCAGACCGGAAGCTGGCGCATCGAGGCCACGGCGGTCATCACGCCGCGGATTTCCGCCAGACCGCGCAGGCGGCCGATCGCCGGATAGCCGGGATGGGTCTTCTTGCCCACGTCGTCCAGCAGCTCGTGCCCATGGTCGGGGCGGAAGGGGATGCGCCAGTTCGGGTTGCCGGCGTCCTTGCGGCGCTTCTGCTCCTCCAGGAGCGTGGTGACGACCGACACCATGTCGACGTCGCCGCCCAGATGCTCGGCTTCCTGGAAGGAGCCGTCGGGGTCCTTCTTCACGTTGCGCAGATGGGCGAAGGTGACCTTCGGGGCGAAGCGCTTGATCATCGCCGGCACGTCGTTCTTCGCCCCGGCGCCGAGGGAGCCGGTGCAGAAGGTGATTCCGTTGGCCTCGGAATCGATGACGTTGACGATGAAGTCCAGGTCGTCCTCGTTGCTGACGATGCGCGGCAGGCCCATCAGCGGACGGGGCGGGTCGTCGGGATGGATGCACATACGGACGCCGACCTCTTCCGCGGTCGGGATCACCTCGCGCAGGAAGCGGGCCAGCGTCTCGCGCAACGCGCCGTGGCTCATGTCCTTGTAGCGGTCGAGCATCTTACGCAGGCCCGGGATGTCGTAGCGGTCGAAGGCGCCCGGCAGGCCGGCCATGATGTTGGCGAGCAGCTTCTTCTTGTCGGCTTCCGACGCCTTGTCGAACCAGGCGCGGGCGCGGGCCAGCACCTCCGGCGAATGATCGTCCTCCGCACCCGGACGCTCCAGCATGAAGACGTCGAAGGCGGCGTGCTCGAAGGCGTTGAAGCGCAGCGAGGTGCCGCCGCCCGGCACCGGCGCGGCGAGGTCGGTGCGGGTCCAGTCGAGGATCGGCATGAAGTTGTAGCAGACCGTCGTCACCCCGCAGGCGGCGAGGTTGCGCAGCGACTGGCGGTAGTTGTCGAACAGCGGGGTCAGGTCGCCCTCGCCGATCTTGATGGACTCATGGACCGGCAGGCTTTCCACCACGCTCCAGCGCAAGCCGAGCGAGGAGTCGGCGGCGATCATCGCCTTGCGCTCCTCGATCTCCTCGACCGACCAGACCACGCCGTAGGGGATCTGGTGCAGGGCGGTGACGATGCCGGTGGCGCCGGTCTGACGGATGTGGTTGAGCCGGATCACATCGTCCGGGCCGAACCAACGCCAAGTCTGTTCCATGGTCTGCTCCTTGAAGAAGAGTGCTGTGCCGAGTCCGGCGTGTCTCGATGGGAGTCGTGGGAGAAGGCGCGTCAGCCCGCCGCCGCTTGCACGACGGCGCGGGCGCCCTCGGCGTAGAGCCGGCGCAGCGCGTCGGTCACCGCGGCGGTGAAGCGCGGGTCGCGCGGCAGGTCGTCGCCGAAGACGGCGGTCAGCCCGAACAGGGCGGACGCCAGACGGTCGGCGTCCGGTCCGGCCTCGGCCGCCAGCTCGGCGAGCCGGGCGGCCATGGGGTCGCGCACGTCGATGGGACGGCCGGCCTCGTCGGTGCCGGAGACGTAGCGCATCCAGCCCGCCACCCCCAGCGCCAGCCGGTCGATCGGCGCCCCGGCGGCCAGACGGTCGCGGATGGTGCCGAGCAGCCGCTGCGGCAGCTTCTGCGTGCCGTCCATGGCGATCTGCCAGGTGCGGTGGCGCAGGGCCGGGTTGCGGAAGCGCTCGATCAGCGCGTCCTTGTAATGGCCGAGGTCGGCGCCCGGCGGCATGTGCAGCGTAGGCCCGGCCTCCTCGTCCATCAGGCCGCGGATCAGCCGGACGAAGGCCGGGTCGGCCATGGTGTCCGACACCGTCTCGTAGCCGGCGAGGTAGCCGAGATAGGCGAGCGTGGAGTGGCTGCCGTTGAGCAGGCGCAGCTTCATCGTCTCGTAGGGATGGACGTCGGGGACCAGCTCCGCCCCC is a genomic window of Azospirillum formosense containing:
- the uxuA gene encoding mannonate dehydratase, translating into MEQTWRWFGPDDVIRLNHIRQTGATGIVTALHQIPYGVVWSVEEIEERKAMIAADSSLGLRWSVVESLPVHESIKIGEGDLTPLFDNYRQSLRNLAACGVTTVCYNFMPILDWTRTDLAAPVPGGGTSLRFNAFEHAAFDVFMLERPGAEDDHSPEVLARARAWFDKASEADKKKLLANIMAGLPGAFDRYDIPGLRKMLDRYKDMSHGALRETLARFLREVIPTAEEVGVRMCIHPDDPPRPLMGLPRIVSNEDDLDFIVNVIDSEANGITFCTGSLGAGAKNDVPAMIKRFAPKVTFAHLRNVKKDPDGSFQEAEHLGGDVDMVSVVTTLLEEQKRRKDAGNPNWRIPFRPDHGHELLDDVGKKTHPGYPAIGRLRGLAEIRGVMTAVASMRQLPV